Proteins encoded together in one Micromonospora kangleipakensis window:
- a CDS encoding S8 family serine peptidase, with protein sequence MEIGPWPPPGRPVPPPAPAPDRPGPWPVVAAVLVGGWIALVTVLGQVAGWAVDQAVLVAGLDRAVPTWPLVALGTVLLAGAPTLALALLPRAPVVRATGRVWLAGALALGALTLLRALPPVHQEAYLAALAATAALLAALLGRLPDHRRATAAASGAGASAGGVTPLAVAAGAALLLPWAWLGALGGLLETLLAGLAAAALGALAGVLLDAAFWARFTVGAPPRPARLVLVGGLVAGVVLALVAAGSGQSGAQLPTLFLLPPLGFVLAALHAVAARAGRPLGRAPVRWLVGLGVLGPLALADPEELTVLLATTRDVPFWVAVATGAAFAVAVLLAVGYGVLLARPRAGTPRGRVAGVAAAALLAAVAVVHVVPGQPGLYGDRLLVVLREQADLSGIPSGAPGRAGRDVRAAEVYRRLVATADRTQAELRRELTRLRLHPTPYYLVNAIETDGGPEVRAWLSGRPEVARVLVSQRLRPLPAAARPARGRLPAPAGPAWNISLIGADRVWSELGVTGSGVVVGASDSGVDGRHPALAAGFRGGDDSWYDPWAHTRTPNDQAGHGTHTAGSAVGRDGIGVAPGAAWVGCVNLDRNLGSPARYLDCLQFMLAPFPYGGDPFTDGRPGRAPDVLTNSWGCPPIEGCDAAALRPATAALAAAGILVVAAAGNTGPYCGSVADPPGPYPDVLTVGAVDRARQLTRFSSRGPAAGGAAKPDLVAPGADVLSAYPGGGYATLAGTSMATPQVAGVVALMWSANPALAGDLTRTRRILRDTATPATVPPAADRCGGDADLVGAGLVDAYAAVRAARAG encoded by the coding sequence ATGGAGATCGGTCCCTGGCCGCCCCCCGGTCGGCCCGTGCCGCCGCCGGCCCCCGCTCCGGACCGGCCGGGCCCGTGGCCGGTGGTGGCGGCGGTGCTGGTCGGCGGCTGGATCGCGCTGGTGACGGTGCTCGGGCAGGTGGCCGGCTGGGCCGTCGACCAGGCGGTGCTGGTCGCCGGCCTGGACCGGGCGGTGCCGACCTGGCCCCTGGTCGCCCTCGGCACGGTGCTGCTGGCCGGCGCGCCCACGCTGGCGCTGGCCCTGCTCCCCCGCGCCCCGGTGGTGCGGGCCACCGGCCGGGTCTGGCTGGCCGGGGCGCTGGCGCTGGGCGCGCTGACCCTGCTGCGGGCCCTGCCGCCGGTGCACCAGGAGGCGTACCTGGCCGCCCTGGCCGCCACCGCCGCCCTGCTGGCGGCCCTTCTCGGTCGGCTGCCCGACCATCGCCGGGCCACGGCGGCGGCCAGCGGCGCGGGCGCGTCCGCGGGCGGCGTCACCCCGCTGGCGGTGGCGGCCGGGGCGGCGCTGCTGCTGCCCTGGGCGTGGCTGGGGGCGCTGGGTGGCCTGTTGGAGACGCTGCTCGCCGGGCTCGCCGCCGCCGCGCTCGGCGCCCTCGCCGGGGTGCTGCTCGACGCGGCGTTCTGGGCACGGTTCACGGTGGGCGCGCCGCCCCGGCCGGCCCGGCTGGTGCTGGTCGGCGGCCTGGTCGCCGGGGTCGTCCTGGCGCTGGTCGCGGCCGGGTCCGGGCAGTCCGGCGCGCAGTTGCCCACCCTGTTCCTGCTGCCTCCGCTCGGCTTCGTGCTGGCCGCGCTGCACGCGGTGGCCGCCCGCGCGGGCCGGCCGCTCGGCCGCGCCCCGGTGCGTTGGCTGGTCGGGCTCGGCGTGCTGGGCCCGCTGGCCCTCGCCGACCCGGAGGAGCTCACGGTGCTCCTCGCGACCACCCGCGACGTGCCGTTCTGGGTCGCGGTCGCGACCGGCGCCGCGTTCGCCGTCGCGGTGCTGCTCGCCGTCGGGTACGGCGTCCTGCTGGCCCGGCCGCGCGCCGGCACGCCCCGCGGCCGGGTGGCCGGGGTGGCCGCCGCGGCCCTGCTCGCCGCGGTCGCGGTGGTCCACGTGGTCCCCGGGCAGCCCGGCCTGTACGGCGACCGGCTGCTGGTGGTGCTCCGCGAACAGGCCGACCTGAGCGGCATCCCGAGCGGGGCGCCCGGCCGGGCCGGCCGGGACGTCCGAGCCGCCGAGGTCTACCGGCGGTTGGTGGCCACGGCCGACCGGACCCAGGCGGAGCTGCGCCGGGAGCTGACCCGGCTGCGCCTGCACCCGACCCCGTACTACCTGGTCAACGCCATCGAGACGGACGGCGGGCCGGAGGTCCGGGCCTGGCTCTCCGGGCGGCCCGAGGTGGCCCGGGTGCTGGTCAGCCAGCGGCTGCGGCCGCTGCCGGCGGCGGCCCGGCCCGCCCGGGGCCGGCTGCCCGCGCCGGCCGGACCGGCCTGGAACATCTCGCTGATCGGCGCCGACCGGGTCTGGTCCGAGCTGGGTGTGACCGGCTCGGGCGTCGTGGTCGGCGCCTCCGACTCCGGCGTCGACGGTCGGCATCCGGCGCTGGCCGCCGGCTTCCGCGGCGGCGACGACTCCTGGTACGACCCGTGGGCGCACACCCGTACCCCGAACGACCAGGCCGGACACGGCACCCACACGGCGGGCAGCGCGGTGGGGCGGGACGGGATCGGCGTCGCCCCCGGCGCCGCCTGGGTGGGCTGCGTCAACCTGGACCGCAATCTGGGCAGCCCGGCGCGTTACCTGGACTGCCTCCAGTTCATGCTGGCGCCGTTCCCGTACGGCGGGGATCCGTTCACCGACGGGCGGCCGGGCCGGGCGCCGGACGTGCTGACCAACTCGTGGGGCTGCCCGCCGATCGAGGGCTGCGACGCGGCGGCGCTCCGGCCGGCCACCGCCGCGCTGGCCGCGGCGGGCATCCTGGTGGTCGCGGCGGCCGGCAACACCGGCCCGTACTGCGGTTCGGTGGCCGACCCGCCGGGGCCGTACCCGGACGTGCTGACCGTCGGTGCGGTGGACCGGGCGCGGCAGCTCACCCGCTTCTCCAGCCGGGGGCCGGCGGCCGGCGGGGCGGCCAAACCGGACCTGGTCGCTCCCGGCGCGGACGTTCTCTCCGCGTACCCCGGTGGGGGTTACGCGACCCTGGCCGGCACCTCGATGGCGACCCCGCAGGTGGCCGGGGTGGTGGCGTTGATGTGGTCGGCGAACCCGGCGCTGGCCGGCGACCTGACCCGGACCCGGCGGATCCTCCGGGACACCGCCACCCCGGCCACCGTCCCCCCGGCCGCCGACCGCTGCGGCGGCGACGCGGACCTGGTCGGCGCCGGCCTGGTCGACGCGTACGCCGCCGTCCGGGCGGCCCGCGCCGGGTGA
- a CDS encoding GNAT family N-acetyltransferase — MDAEIIELDPDRLPAVVDLCRRALDLPEDAAEAPAILDTLTTRAAADRPVLLIGAVRGPELVGVLVGSTSQRDPRLGHVDLVAVAPGERRRGVGRALLAEAERRLAGLGAAELLLAGNPPHYAWPGIDVRYTPAVCAALRLGYRQDRTAWNMTADLSDGSPALRSTEAAERRLAGQGVTVRRAEPADLAALAAFARATFGGTWDGELAGSVGRPDAGAHLAERDGEILGFAAYGSSRPSWFGPMGTAPAAEGSGIGGVLLRRCLRDQAVAGIGAAQIGWVGPVPFYSGSAGARIERVFFLYRKAIGGHPVG, encoded by the coding sequence ATGGACGCGGAGATCATCGAGCTGGACCCGGACCGCCTGCCCGCCGTCGTCGACCTCTGCCGGCGGGCGCTCGACCTGCCCGAGGACGCCGCCGAGGCGCCGGCCATCCTGGACACCCTGACCACCCGGGCGGCGGCCGACCGCCCGGTGCTGCTGATCGGCGCGGTTCGCGGGCCGGAGCTGGTCGGGGTGCTGGTCGGGTCGACCTCGCAGCGGGACCCGCGGCTCGGGCACGTCGACCTGGTGGCGGTGGCGCCCGGGGAGCGCCGCCGGGGTGTCGGGCGGGCCCTGCTGGCCGAGGCGGAACGGCGGCTCGCCGGGCTGGGCGCGGCCGAGCTGCTGCTGGCCGGCAATCCGCCGCACTACGCCTGGCCGGGCATCGACGTGCGCTACACCCCGGCGGTCTGCGCCGCGCTCCGGCTCGGTTACCGGCAGGACAGGACGGCGTGGAACATGACCGCGGACCTGTCGGACGGCTCACCGGCGCTGCGCTCGACGGAGGCCGCCGAACGCCGGCTGGCCGGTCAGGGCGTCACGGTACGCCGGGCCGAGCCGGCGGACCTGGCCGCGCTGGCCGCCTTCGCCCGCGCCACCTTCGGCGGGACGTGGGACGGCGAGCTGGCCGGCTCGGTGGGGCGGCCGGACGCCGGGGCGCACCTGGCGGAGCGGGACGGCGAGATCCTCGGCTTCGCCGCGTACGGCTCGTCGCGGCCGAGCTGGTTCGGGCCGATGGGGACGGCCCCGGCGGCGGAGGGCTCCGGTATCGGCGGGGTGCTGCTCCGCCGCTGCCTGCGGGACCAGGCGGTGGCGGGGATCGGTGCGGCGCAGATCGGCTGGGTGGGGCCGGTGCCGTTCTATTCGGGCAGCGCCGGCGCCCGGATCGAGCGGGTCTTCTTTCTGTACCGGAAGGCGATCGGCGGGCACCCGGTCGGATAA
- a CDS encoding FAD-binding oxidoreductase → MAGTPLLDDLRAALGDAAVLTDPDLLRMHERDEADLCAAGTPLVVTRPRDTEQVVAVVRAAARHGVPVVPQGARTGLAGAANAVDGAVVLSTVAMDRILEIDPVSRIAVVQPGVVNAALAGAVRGHGLWYPPDPGSWESSTIGGNVATNAGGMCCVKYGVTTEYVLGLTVVLASGEVLRTGRRTAKGVAGYDLTRLFVGSEGTLGVITEITVSLRPAPAESLTLVAVFGSTAAAGTAVAGIAERGLSPSLLELLDRTHLTAIEAYRPMGLRTDAQALLLAAVDTGSRAAADLARIAEVCEAAGADEVWTATDAVEAAALLQARRLAHPAMEKFAADAFPGGNGGLVIDDVAVPRGALAALLDGVARIATECAVPIGVVGHAGDGNMHPNIVVDRADPASVERGRRAFDEIMRLGLELGGTCTGEHGVGLLKRDWLAREIGPVGIRVHQAIKAALDPAGLFNPGKVL, encoded by the coding sequence ATGGCCGGTACCCCCCTCCTCGACGACCTGCGGGCCGCGCTCGGCGACGCCGCCGTCCTGACCGACCCGGACCTGCTCCGGATGCACGAGCGGGACGAGGCCGACCTCTGCGCCGCCGGCACGCCGCTGGTGGTCACCCGGCCACGGGACACCGAGCAGGTGGTGGCGGTGGTCCGGGCGGCCGCCCGGCACGGCGTACCGGTGGTGCCGCAGGGGGCCCGGACCGGGCTGGCCGGCGCGGCGAACGCCGTCGACGGCGCGGTGGTGCTCAGCACCGTCGCGATGGACCGGATCCTGGAGATCGACCCGGTGAGCCGGATCGCCGTGGTGCAGCCCGGCGTGGTCAACGCGGCGCTGGCCGGGGCGGTACGCGGGCACGGCCTCTGGTACCCGCCCGACCCCGGCTCCTGGGAGTCCTCCACCATCGGCGGCAACGTCGCCACCAACGCGGGCGGCATGTGCTGCGTGAAGTACGGGGTGACCACCGAGTACGTGCTCGGCCTGACCGTGGTGCTCGCCTCCGGCGAGGTGCTGCGCACCGGCCGGCGTACCGCCAAGGGGGTCGCCGGGTACGACCTGACCCGGCTCTTCGTCGGCTCCGAGGGCACCCTCGGGGTGATCACCGAGATCACCGTCTCGCTGCGGCCCGCCCCGGCGGAGTCGTTGACCCTGGTCGCGGTCTTCGGCTCGACCGCGGCCGCCGGGACGGCGGTCGCCGGGATCGCCGAGCGGGGGCTGAGCCCGAGCCTGCTGGAGCTGCTGGACCGGACCCACCTGACGGCCATCGAGGCGTACCGACCGATGGGGTTGCGCACCGACGCGCAGGCGCTGCTGCTGGCCGCCGTGGACACCGGGTCCCGGGCCGCCGCGGACCTGGCCCGGATCGCCGAGGTGTGCGAGGCGGCCGGCGCCGACGAGGTGTGGACGGCCACCGACGCGGTGGAGGCGGCGGCCCTGCTCCAGGCCCGCCGGCTGGCTCACCCGGCGATGGAGAAGTTCGCCGCGGACGCCTTCCCCGGCGGCAACGGCGGGCTGGTGATCGACGACGTGGCGGTGCCGCGCGGCGCGCTCGCGGCGCTGCTGGACGGGGTGGCCCGGATCGCCACCGAGTGCGCCGTGCCGATCGGCGTGGTCGGGCACGCCGGCGACGGCAACATGCACCCGAACATCGTGGTCGACCGGGCCGACCCGGCCAGCGTCGAGCGCGGCCGGCGGGCCTTCGACGAGATCATGCGGCTGGGCCTGGAGCTCGGCGGCACCTGCACCGGGGAGCACGGCGTGGGGCTGCTCAAGCGGGACTGGCTGGCCCGGGAGATCGGCCCGGTCGGGATCCGGGTGCACCAGGCGATCAAGGCCGCGCTGGACCCGGCGGGCCTCTTCAACCCCGGCAAGGTGCTCTGA
- a CDS encoding metal-dependent phosphohydrolase, whose translation MGELIERWRDAARGAGATDPAGVEQAGERLLAGWREPHRHYHTLDHLTAVLDVVDGHAAAARRPDLVRLAAWCHDAVYDPRAGGDANERASAALAGALLADAGLPAEAVAEVRRLVLLTAGHAVAGDDPDGALLCDADLAVLASPPPVYDRYAAAVRREYAHVPDPDFRAARARILESLLALPALYRLPTPRARWETPARTNLTRELTTLRP comes from the coding sequence GTGGGAGAGCTGATCGAGCGGTGGCGGGACGCCGCCCGGGGCGCCGGGGCGACCGATCCGGCCGGGGTGGAGCAGGCCGGGGAGCGGCTGCTGGCCGGCTGGCGGGAGCCGCACCGGCACTACCACACCCTGGACCACCTGACCGCGGTGCTCGACGTGGTCGACGGCCACGCGGCCGCCGCCCGTCGTCCCGACCTGGTCCGGCTGGCCGCCTGGTGCCACGACGCGGTCTACGACCCGCGGGCCGGCGGCGACGCCAACGAACGGGCCAGCGCGGCCCTCGCGGGCGCGCTGCTCGCCGACGCCGGGCTGCCGGCCGAGGCGGTGGCCGAGGTCCGCCGGCTGGTGCTGCTCACCGCCGGGCACGCGGTGGCCGGCGACGACCCGGACGGGGCCCTGCTCTGCGACGCCGACCTGGCGGTCCTGGCCAGCCCACCACCGGTGTACGACCGCTATGCCGCCGCCGTCCGCCGCGAGTACGCCCACGTCCCCGACCCGGACTTCCGCGCCGCCCGCGCGAGGATCCTGGAGTCCCTCCTGGCCCTCCCCGCCCTCTACCGCCTCCCCACCCCCCGCGCCCGTTGGGAGACCCCCGCCCGCACCAACCTCACCCGCGAACTGACCACCCTCCGCCCCTGA
- a CDS encoding glycerol-3-phosphate dehydrogenase/oxidase — MSRSAAGQLSIARRADDLRRLRAERFDVLVIGGGVTGAGAALDAASRGLKVALVEARDYAAGTSSRSSKLIHGGLRYLEQLEFHLVHEALTERGLLATRLAPHLVRPVPFLVPLPAGRGLRDLPGRLFRRSYYGAGVAAYDAFAGVFGGGRGMPLHRHLTREGARRIFPSLRADALAGAIRYYDGQVDDARLVVTLARTAASLGATVVTSARAVGLIRQAREVTGVRVRDLEAPAGSPDAEFEVRARTVIAATGVWSDDMSRMLNDVGLRPGVRVRASKGVHLVVPRSAITGETGLILRTATSVLFVIPWGGHWIIGTTDTDWRLDRSHPAATAKDIDYLLEQVNAVLDRPLTTADIEGVYAGLRPLLAGEADSTSKLSREHAVVEPMLGLLLVAGGKYTTYRVMASDVVDRAVHRLGWTRPSRTADLPLLGADGYAATWRDRADLARRHGVPVGVVEHLLERYGTLSRDLLALIDADPLQGSPLAGAPEYLAAEVTYAARAEGALHLEDVLTRRTRISFETSHRGLDSAEHAAELMGAVLGWDEATRAREVAHYRARVEAERQSQLMADDVAADAARLGAPDVRGFAADRGVDGDVVELPSSPR; from the coding sequence GTGTCCCGATCCGCGGCCGGCCAGCTCTCCATCGCCCGCCGCGCCGACGACCTGCGCCGGCTCCGCGCCGAGCGGTTCGACGTGCTGGTCATCGGCGGCGGGGTGACCGGCGCGGGCGCCGCGCTCGACGCCGCCTCCCGCGGCCTCAAGGTGGCCCTGGTGGAGGCCCGCGACTACGCCGCCGGCACCTCCAGCCGGTCCAGCAAGCTCATCCACGGCGGCCTGCGCTACCTGGAGCAGCTCGAGTTCCACCTGGTCCACGAGGCGCTGACCGAGCGGGGGCTGCTCGCCACCCGGCTCGCGCCGCACCTGGTGCGCCCGGTGCCGTTCCTGGTCCCGCTCCCCGCCGGGCGGGGGCTGCGCGACCTGCCCGGGCGGCTCTTCCGGCGTTCCTACTATGGGGCCGGGGTGGCCGCGTACGACGCGTTCGCCGGCGTCTTCGGCGGCGGGCGCGGCATGCCGCTGCACCGGCACCTGACCCGCGAGGGCGCCCGTCGGATCTTCCCCAGCCTCCGCGCCGACGCCCTGGCCGGGGCGATCCGCTACTACGACGGGCAGGTCGACGACGCCCGGCTGGTGGTGACCCTGGCGCGGACCGCGGCCAGCCTCGGCGCGACCGTGGTGACCAGCGCGCGGGCGGTCGGCCTGATCCGCCAGGCCCGCGAGGTCACCGGGGTCCGGGTCCGCGACCTCGAGGCGCCCGCCGGCTCACCGGACGCCGAGTTCGAGGTACGCGCCCGCACGGTCATCGCCGCCACCGGCGTGTGGAGCGACGACATGTCCCGGATGCTCAACGACGTCGGGCTGCGCCCCGGGGTGCGGGTCCGGGCCTCCAAGGGCGTGCACCTGGTGGTGCCCCGCTCGGCGATCACCGGCGAGACCGGGCTGATCCTGCGCACCGCCACCAGCGTGCTCTTCGTCATCCCGTGGGGTGGCCACTGGATCATCGGCACCACGGACACCGACTGGCGGCTGGACCGGTCCCACCCGGCGGCCACCGCCAAGGACATCGACTACCTGCTGGAACAGGTCAACGCGGTGCTCGACCGGCCGTTGACCACCGCCGACATCGAGGGCGTGTACGCCGGGCTGCGCCCGCTGCTGGCCGGCGAGGCGGACTCCACCTCCAAGCTCTCCCGCGAGCACGCGGTGGTGGAGCCGATGCTGGGGCTGCTGCTGGTCGCCGGTGGCAAGTACACGACGTACCGGGTGATGGCCTCGGACGTGGTCGACCGGGCGGTCCACCGGCTGGGCTGGACCCGACCGTCCCGCACCGCCGACCTGCCGCTGCTCGGCGCCGACGGGTACGCGGCGACGTGGCGGGACCGGGCCGACCTGGCCCGCCGGCACGGGGTCCCGGTGGGAGTGGTCGAACACCTGCTGGAGCGGTACGGCACGCTCAGCCGCGACCTGCTCGCCCTGATCGACGCGGACCCGTTGCAGGGCTCCCCGCTCGCCGGCGCCCCGGAGTACCTGGCCGCCGAGGTCACGTACGCGGCCCGGGCCGAGGGGGCGCTGCACCTGGAGGACGTGCTGACCCGGCGTACCCGGATCTCCTTCGAGACCAGCCACCGCGGCCTGGACTCGGCGGAGCACGCCGCGGAGCTGATGGGCGCGGTGCTCGGCTGGGACGAGGCGACCCGGGCCCGCGAGGTGGCGCACTACCGGGCGCGGGTGGAGGCGGAGCGCCAGTCGCAGCTGATGGCGGACGACGTGGCGGCGGACGCGGCCCGGCTCGGCGCTCCCGACGTCCGGGGGTTCGCGGCGGACCGGGGTGTCGACGGCGACGTCGTTGAACTTCCCTCGTCCCCCCGGTAG
- a CDS encoding cold-shock protein, which produces MAQGTVKWFNSEKGYGFIAVDGGQDVFVHFSAIEMDGYKALDDGQRVEFEIAQGQKGPQAERVRVIA; this is translated from the coding sequence GTGGCACAGGGCACCGTGAAGTGGTTCAACTCCGAAAAGGGCTACGGATTCATCGCCGTCGACGGCGGGCAGGACGTCTTCGTCCACTTCTCCGCGATCGAGATGGACGGCTACAAGGCGCTGGACGACGGCCAGCGGGTCGAGTTCGAGATCGCCCAGGGTCAGAAGGGCCCGCAGGCCGAGCGGGTCCGCGTCATCGCCTGA
- a CDS encoding DUF4031 domain-containing protein, which translates to MLYLDRPTVPWRGRLWSHLISDVSYAELHAFAEALGAPRRGFDRDHYDIPAERFPMAVWLGAHVVPSRDLVRLLRDAGLRRPKHLTRPRPPHPLRDLALRAPDLG; encoded by the coding sequence ATGCTCTACCTGGACCGGCCGACCGTGCCGTGGCGCGGCCGGCTCTGGTCGCACCTGATCAGCGACGTCTCCTACGCCGAGCTGCACGCCTTCGCCGAGGCGCTCGGCGCGCCCCGCCGCGGCTTCGACCGGGACCACTACGACATCCCCGCCGAGCGCTTCCCCATGGCGGTCTGGCTCGGCGCCCACGTCGTCCCCAGCCGCGACCTGGTCCGCCTCCTCCGCGACGCCGGCCTCCGCCGCCCCAAACACCTCACCCGCCCCCGCCCACCCCACCCCTTGCGCGATCTTGCACTTCGGGCCCCGGATCTGGGCTGA
- the groL gene encoding chaperonin GroEL (60 kDa chaperone family; promotes refolding of misfolded polypeptides especially under stressful conditions; forms two stacked rings of heptamers to form a barrel-shaped 14mer; ends can be capped by GroES; misfolded proteins enter the barrel where they are refolded when GroES binds), whose product MAKMIAFDEEARRGLERGMNQLADAVKVTLGPKGRNVVLEKKWGAPTITNDGVSIAKEIELEDPYEKIGAELVKEVAKKTDDVAGDGTTTATVLAQALVREGLRNVAAGANPMALKRGIEAAVASVSEELSKLAKDVETKEQIASTASISAGDSTVGEIIAEAMDKVGKEGVITVEESNTFGLELELTEGMRFDKGYISAYFMTDPERMEAVFDDPYLLIVNSKISSVKDLLPILEKVMQSGKPLLIISEDIEGEALATLVVNKVRGTFKSVAVKAPGFGDRRKAMLADIAILTGGQVISEEVGLKLDAVGLDMLGRARKVVVTKDETTIVDGAGDAEQIQGRVNQIRAEIEKSDSDYDREKLQERLAKLAGGVAVIKVGAATEVELKERKHRIEDAVRNAKAAVEEGIVPGGGVALVQAGKTAFDKLDLTGDEATGAQIVKIALDAPLRQIAVNAGLEGGVVVEHVRNIEPGHGLNAANGEYVDLLAAGIIDPAKVTRSALQNAASIAALFLTTEAVVADKPEKTPAAPAGPGGGEMDF is encoded by the coding sequence ATGGCCAAGATGATCGCGTTCGACGAAGAGGCGCGCCGCGGCCTCGAGCGGGGCATGAACCAGCTCGCCGACGCCGTGAAGGTGACGCTCGGCCCCAAGGGCCGCAACGTCGTGCTCGAGAAGAAGTGGGGTGCCCCCACCATCACCAACGATGGTGTGAGCATCGCCAAGGAGATCGAGCTCGAGGACCCGTACGAGAAGATCGGCGCCGAGCTGGTCAAGGAGGTCGCCAAGAAGACCGACGACGTGGCCGGTGACGGCACGACGACGGCGACCGTCCTGGCCCAGGCCCTGGTTCGCGAGGGCCTGCGCAACGTGGCCGCCGGTGCCAACCCGATGGCCCTGAAGCGGGGCATCGAGGCCGCCGTGGCCAGCGTCTCGGAGGAGCTGTCCAAGCTCGCCAAGGACGTCGAGACCAAGGAGCAGATCGCCTCCACCGCCTCCATCTCCGCCGGTGACAGCACCGTCGGTGAGATCATCGCCGAGGCGATGGACAAGGTCGGCAAGGAAGGCGTCATCACCGTCGAGGAGAGCAACACCTTCGGCCTGGAGCTTGAGCTCACCGAGGGCATGCGCTTCGACAAGGGCTACATCTCCGCGTACTTCATGACCGACCCGGAGCGTATGGAGGCCGTCTTCGACGACCCGTACCTCCTGATCGTCAACAGCAAGATCTCGTCGGTGAAGGACCTGCTCCCGATCCTGGAGAAGGTCATGCAGTCGGGCAAGCCGCTGCTGATCATCTCCGAGGACATCGAGGGCGAGGCCCTGGCCACCCTGGTGGTCAACAAGGTCCGCGGCACCTTCAAGTCGGTCGCCGTCAAGGCGCCGGGCTTCGGTGACCGCCGCAAGGCCATGCTGGCCGACATCGCCATCCTCACCGGTGGCCAGGTCATCAGCGAGGAGGTCGGCCTCAAGCTGGACGCCGTCGGCCTCGACATGCTGGGCCGCGCCCGCAAGGTCGTGGTGACCAAGGACGAGACCACCATCGTCGACGGCGCCGGTGACGCCGAGCAGATCCAGGGTCGGGTCAACCAGATCCGCGCCGAGATCGAGAAGAGCGACTCCGACTACGACCGGGAGAAGCTGCAGGAGCGCCTGGCCAAGCTGGCCGGCGGTGTTGCGGTGATCAAGGTCGGCGCGGCCACCGAGGTCGAGCTCAAGGAGCGCAAGCACCGCATCGAGGACGCCGTCCGCAACGCGAAGGCCGCCGTCGAGGAGGGCATCGTCCCGGGTGGTGGCGTCGCGCTGGTCCAGGCCGGCAAGACCGCCTTCGACAAGCTGGACCTGACCGGCGACGAGGCGACCGGCGCGCAGATCGTCAAGATCGCGCTGGACGCCCCGCTGCGGCAGATCGCCGTCAACGCCGGCCTCGAGGGTGGCGTGGTCGTCGAGCACGTCCGCAACATCGAGCCGGGTCACGGCCTGAACGCCGCCAACGGCGAGTACGTCGACCTGCTGGCCGCGGGCATCATCGACCCGGCCAAGGTGACCCGCTCGGCGCTGCAGAACGCCGCGTCGATCGCGGCGCTCTTCCTCACCACCGAGGCCGTCGTGGCGGACAAGCCGGAGAAGACCCCGGCCGCCCCGGCTGGTCCGGGTGGCGGGGAGATGGACTTCTGA